The region TTCGTCTCTGCCATTAGTTAATCTCCTTATTCTTTAATTGGCGCGCCACGCGCGTCTTAGCGCCGTCGTTCACGACGTAGCCGACGCGGCTAGTTTTGCCAGATTTCTCATCAACAACCAGCGCAAGCTTGGATAGATTCACTGGCTTATGGATATCCTTCTTGCCGCCACGCGGATTCAATTGATTCGGTTTGACGTGGCGGTGCCCCAAGCCGACG is a window of Candidatus Saccharimonadaceae bacterium ML1 DNA encoding:
- the rplX gene encoding 50S ribosomal protein L24, with the protein product MAQRIRKDDTVKIISGAHKGTTGKVLAVNPKDGTALVEGVGLGHRHVKPNQLNPRGGKKDIHKPVNLSKLALVVDEKSGKTSRVGYVVNDGAKTRVARQLKNKEIN